Proteins encoded by one window of Actinocorallia herbida:
- a CDS encoding histidine kinase, whose product MLGDTFVTVVAGVYLLSLFVVAYYVDRRAAAGRSIIKSGTVYALSLAVYATSWTYYGGVGQAATSGLGFLPIYIGPTLMFALGWAVIRKIIRISKRHRITSLADFISARYGSSTTLGALVTVLTVVGLLPFIALQLKTVSNSCEIIRLHPRVPTKYELAHVSFVQDTGLYLTFLLAAFAIWFGTRRLDASERHEGMVATIAMESVLKLIIFLIAGAYVVFGVFGGFGDLFELAEATPRTAAMLTAGGNGGSYGTWVWLILLSMLAVILLPRQWQVTFVENTDERHLLRAMWLFPLYLLVINLFVLPIALGGLLRFGSHSAVDPDTFLLAIPLSAGSDLVTLLVFVGGLSTATGMIIVETVALSTMISNYLVLPLLLRTRSRERADLTPTILGVRRAAIIVIMVASYVYFRTFGSGLPLVSFGLLSFAAVAQFAPAVLGGLFWRYGTRHGALAGLSAGFAVWVYTLLLPTFDKAGWLPGALTDQGLFEQDWLRPQALFGLSGMDEISHAMFWSMFVNVGLYVAVSLAERPSAAVLADAAVFVDALDDTTGTRRWYGRVTVGDLRILAERFLGPAGTARAFTEHGVPPNRDSEADPELVQHVETLMAGAVGPACARFVIASVTREDPMPAETIKEILDEASQVAALEERHRLARELHDSVSQALFSMNLHTRALELAVQRSDWERKDAVAPTLSELRALTQSALSEMRALIFQLRPGTLHEEGLSAAVKRHVATVAAREGIAIEVDAPPDRLPLAERPEQDLFRIVQEAVHNSIKHASPSRITVRLREEDTALTVEVGDDGVGFDPGAPHPGHLGLDGMRERAERLGGRLDIASSAGGSTVRAVIPGCLHPPEPGRDDVGTAALE is encoded by the coding sequence ATGCTGGGAGACACCTTCGTCACCGTCGTCGCCGGGGTCTACCTGCTGTCGCTCTTCGTCGTCGCCTACTACGTCGACCGGCGCGCGGCCGCCGGCCGGAGCATCATCAAGAGCGGCACCGTCTACGCGCTCTCGCTGGCCGTCTACGCCACCTCGTGGACCTACTACGGCGGCGTCGGGCAGGCCGCCACCTCGGGCCTCGGCTTCCTGCCGATCTACATCGGCCCTACCCTCATGTTCGCGCTCGGGTGGGCCGTCATCCGGAAGATCATCCGGATCAGCAAGCGGCACCGCATCACCTCGCTCGCCGACTTCATCTCCGCCCGCTACGGCAGCAGCACCACGCTGGGCGCGCTGGTGACGGTGCTGACCGTGGTGGGGCTGCTGCCGTTCATCGCGCTCCAGCTGAAGACCGTCTCCAACAGCTGCGAGATCATCCGGCTGCATCCGCGGGTGCCCACCAAGTACGAGCTGGCGCACGTCTCGTTCGTCCAGGACACCGGCCTCTACCTGACGTTCCTGCTGGCGGCGTTCGCGATCTGGTTCGGCACCCGCCGCCTGGACGCCTCCGAGCGGCACGAGGGCATGGTCGCAACGATCGCGATGGAGTCCGTGCTCAAGCTGATCATCTTCCTGATCGCGGGCGCGTACGTCGTGTTCGGGGTGTTCGGCGGCTTCGGCGACCTGTTCGAGCTCGCCGAGGCCACGCCCCGCACCGCCGCGATGCTCACCGCGGGCGGCAACGGCGGCTCCTACGGCACCTGGGTCTGGCTGATCCTGCTGTCGATGCTCGCGGTGATCCTGCTGCCCCGGCAGTGGCAGGTGACGTTCGTGGAGAACACCGACGAGCGGCACCTGCTGCGGGCGATGTGGCTGTTCCCGCTCTACCTGCTGGTCATCAACCTGTTCGTGCTGCCGATCGCGCTCGGCGGGCTGCTGCGCTTCGGCTCGCACAGCGCGGTCGACCCCGACACGTTCCTGCTGGCCATCCCGCTGTCGGCGGGCTCGGACCTGGTGACGCTGCTGGTGTTCGTCGGCGGCCTCAGCACCGCCACCGGCATGATCATCGTGGAGACCGTCGCGCTCAGCACGATGATCTCCAACTACCTGGTCCTGCCCCTGCTGCTGCGCACCCGCTCCCGCGAGCGCGCCGACCTGACGCCGACGATCCTCGGCGTCCGGCGGGCCGCGATCATTGTGATCATGGTGGCCAGCTACGTCTACTTCCGGACGTTCGGCAGCGGCCTCCCCCTGGTGAGTTTCGGCCTGCTGTCGTTCGCCGCGGTCGCCCAGTTCGCGCCCGCGGTGCTCGGCGGGCTGTTCTGGCGGTACGGCACCCGGCACGGCGCGCTCGCCGGGCTCTCCGCCGGGTTCGCGGTCTGGGTGTACACGCTGCTGCTGCCGACCTTCGACAAGGCGGGCTGGCTGCCGGGCGCGCTCACCGACCAGGGCCTGTTCGAGCAGGACTGGCTGCGCCCGCAGGCGCTGTTCGGGCTGTCGGGCATGGACGAGATCAGCCACGCGATGTTCTGGAGCATGTTCGTCAACGTCGGGCTGTACGTCGCGGTGTCGCTGGCCGAGCGGCCGAGTGCCGCCGTCCTGGCCGACGCCGCGGTGTTCGTCGACGCCCTGGACGACACCACCGGCACGCGCCGCTGGTACGGCCGGGTCACGGTCGGCGACCTGCGGATTCTGGCGGAGCGGTTCCTCGGCCCGGCCGGGACGGCACGGGCGTTCACCGAGCACGGCGTCCCGCCGAACCGGGACTCCGAGGCCGATCCCGAGCTGGTCCAGCACGTCGAGACGCTGATGGCCGGGGCGGTCGGCCCGGCGTGCGCCCGGTTCGTCATCGCGTCGGTGACCCGCGAGGATCCGATGCCCGCCGAGACCATCAAGGAGATCCTGGACGAGGCGTCCCAGGTGGCGGCGCTGGAAGAGCGGCACCGGCTCGCCCGCGAGCTGCACGACTCGGTCTCGCAGGCGCTGTTCTCGATGAACCTGCACACGCGGGCGCTGGAGCTGGCCGTCCAGCGGTCGGACTGGGAGCGCAAGGACGCCGTCGCGCCGACCCTGTCGGAGCTGCGGGCGCTCACCCAGAGCGCGCTGTCGGAGATGCGGGCGCTGATCTTCCAGCTGCGTCCCGGCACGCTCCACGAGGAGGGCCTGTCGGCGGCGGTGAAGCGGCACGTCGCCACGGTCGCGGCCCGCGAGGGCATCGCGATCGAGGTGGACGCCCCGCCCGACCGGCTTCCGCTGGCGGAACGGCCCGAGCAGGACCTGTTCCGCATCGTGCAGGAGGCCGTGCACAACTCGATCAAGCACGCCTCGCCGAGCCGGATCACGGTCCGGCTGCGAGAGGAGGACACCGCGCTGACGGTCGAGGTCGGCGACGACGGGGTCGGATTCGATCCGGGGGCGCCGCATCCGGGCCATCTGGGCCTGGACGGCATGCGGGAGCGCGCCGAGCGGCTGGGCGGCCGGCTCGACATCGCCAGCTCCGCCGGAGGGTCCACCGTCCGGGCCGTTATCCCGGGGTGCTTGCACCCGCCCGAACCGGGCCGAGACGATGTGGGAACCGCAGCCCTGGAGTGA